Within Amycolatopsis sp. cg5, the genomic segment GCGTCGCCCAGCACCGTGCCCTCGCGCGGCTGCGCAAGGTACTGGCCGCCGAGGAGGTGATCTGAAGTGACAGATCGCGAAAACCGCCACGACTGGCAAGGCTCCGAGTTCGACTTGCCGCCGTTCCCGCTGGGGATGACGGCGTCCGAAGCCGAGTTCGCCGCCGATCTGTCGGCGGTGCAAGCCGACGACGCACTGCTCGACGCGCTGGGCGGCTCCGATCCCAAGGTCGCCGACGGTCTAGGTGACCAAGAACTCAACGCGCTGCTGCTCGCGTGGCGTCGTGACATCGACAGCGAACCGCTCGCGGACCTCGTCGACACCGAAACCGCGATCACCACCGTCAAGACCGCGGCGCTGGCCAAGAAGTACGGGCAGCGCGGCGCGAGACGCCGGACGCTCGTCCCGGTGGCCGCCGCGGCCGCCGTGCTCGCCATCCTGTTCACCGGCACCGGGCTCGCCGCCAAGGACGCCCGCCCCGGCGACACCCTCTGGGGACTGACCAAGGTCCTGTACGCGGACCACGCGCGGTCGGTCGAGGCCGCCGCCGCGGCCAGGCTCGACCTCGAGCGGGCCAACCTCGCGCTCGCCGGCGGCAGGCTCGACGACGCCCGCAAGGCGCTCGACGACGCTCAGGCCGCGTTGCGCCAGGTCTCGCCGGACGACAACCTCGACCAGCTCATGGAGCAGCACCGCCAGCTGAGCGCTCAGCTGGCCAACCCGACCGGCGCCAACCCCCCGCCTGCCACCACGACCTCCGGCTCCGGTTCGCCCAGCTCGGTCCCGTCGATCCCGCAGTCGCCGACCACGTCCGCGATCCCGCCCGGCACCGGCGGCGGCACCACGAAGCCGACGCCGACCCCCACGTCCAGCCCGAGCCCGACCCCGTCGCCGACCACCTCGCCGACGCCGTCCGCCACGGGGAACGTGCCGGACACGGGCCCGCGCTACGAGGTGCCCGACTCCTCGGACACCACCACCAGCGCGTCTTCCACCACGCCGTAGTAACTCACCTTCAGAACGACAATGGCCCCCAGCGCCTAGGGCGCGAGGGGCCATTGGTTTTTCGCCGGTGAAAAACTCAGTAGGCGCTTTCGTTCGCGGTCACGCCGTCGGCGAAGCCCCGGCAGTAGTCCCAGCTCACGTAGTCGCCGGGGTTCGGGTCGAACGCGGGCTCGTGCGGGCGCATGCGCCCGTCGTGGAGCAGCTGCTCCAGGCTGGCGCGTAGCAGGTGCCAGTCGTGGTAGTGAGGTTCGTCGCAGTCGCCGCAGTCCACGACGATCCCGCGCACGCCACGGGGCTCCAATAGCGCCTGATAGACGGCCAGGTCCGACAGATCCGCGAGCAGCTCGGTGCGCTCGTCGGGGCTGATCGGCTCTTCCAGCTGGTCTTCGGCGTCGGTGAACGCTTTGGCCGGGTCGTTCGGGTCATCCTCGAACGGGTCTGGGGGCAACGCATCGTGCGGCACGACCTGCACGCTACCGGGCGGCCACCCGGCCGGGGCATGCGCCCGGCCCGGATATCATCGAGGGAAGCCACCGCGCTGTGTCCCACCTCCGCCAAGGAAGGCCCCACACCTGTCATGACCAGCGAGAGCATTGCAGCCGCCCCGAGCAAGTTCGCGATGCTCGGCCTCACCTTCGACGATGTACTGCTGCTCCCCGCCGAATCCGACGTCGTGCCCAGCGGGGTCGACACCAGCACCCGGCTGTCCAGGAACGTGACGCTGCGGATCCCGCTCGTCTCGGCCGCCATGGACACCGTCACCGAAGCCAGGATGGCCATCGCCATGGCCCGCCAGGGCGGCATGGGCGTGCTCCAGCGCAACCTGCCGATCGACGTGCAGGCCACCGCCGTCGAGATCGTCAAGCGGTCCGAAGCCGGCATGGTGACCGACCCGGTCACCTGCTCCCCGGAGGACACCCTCGCCGAGGTCGACGCGCTGTGCGCCCGGTTCCGCATCTCCGGTGTCCCGGTGACGGACGCGGCGGGCACCCTGGTGGGCATCATCACCAACCGCGACATGCGGTTCGAGGTCGACCACAGCCGCCCGGTCAGCGAGGTGATGACCAAGCTGCCGCTGATCACCGCGCAGGTCGGCGTCACCGCGGACGCGGCGCTCGGCCTGCTGCGCCGCCACAAGATCGAGAAGCTCCCGATCGTCGACGGCGCGGGCAAGCTGCGCGGCCTGATCACGGTCAAGGACTTCGTCAAGACCGAGCAGTACCCCCACGCGACCAAGGACCCCGACGGCCGCCTGGTCGTCGGCGCGGCGGTCGGCGTCGGCACCGACGGCCACCAGCGCGCGATGGCGCTGGCGGACGCGGGCGTCGACGTGCTGATGGTCGACACCGCGCACGGCCACTCCCGCGCGGTCATCGAGACCGTCTCGCTGCTCAAGAAGGAACTGGGCGACACCGTCGACGTCGTCGGCGGCAACGTCGCGACCCGCGCGGGCGCGCAGGCGCTGGTCGACGCGGGCGCGGACGGCGTCAAGGTCGGCGTCGGCCCCGGCTCGATCTGCACCACGCGGATCGTGGCGGGCGTGGGCGTGCCGCAGATCTCGGCGATCTACGAGGCCGACCTCGCGTGCCGCCCGGCGGGCATCCCGGTCATCGGCGACGGTGGCATCCAGTACTCCGGTGACATCGCCAAGGCCATCGCGGCCGGCGCGTCGACGGTCATGCTCGGCAGCCTGCTCGCGGGCACCGCCGAGTCGCCCGGCGCGCTGATCCTGGTCAACGGCAAGCAGTTCAAGACCTACCGCGGCATGGGCTCGCTCGGCGCGATGCAGTCACGCGGCGAGGCCAAGTCCTATTCCAAGGACCGCTACGCCCAGGACGACGTGCTCTCCGAGGACAAGCTGGTCCCCGAAGGCATCGAAGGCCGAATCCCGTTCCGCGGCCCGCTCGCCAACGTCGTGCACCAGCTCATCGGCGGCCTGCGCTCCGGCATGGGCTACGCGGGCGCCAACTCGATCGCCGAGCTGCAGGAGGCCCAGCTGGTCCGCATCACCGCGGCCGGTCTCAAGGAAAGCCACCCGCACGACATCACCATGACGGTCGAGGCGCCGAACTACACGTCCCGTTAGTCCGCCCCTTAGGGCACTGTGAACGCCCTCCAGATCCTGAAGGCTTGTCCTGACCGGATCTTGGAGGGCGTTTCGCATGGCATTTCCCCGACGGACACTGGTGACCGTGGTCGCGGCCGCCACCTTGGCACTCGGCGGCAGCGCGGCCGCGACGGCAGGCGCAGGCGACCCCGTGACGGCCGACGCGAACGCGGCCACCTCCTCGCCGGGCGAGGTCTGGAAGAAGACCACGCTCTACTTCGGCACCGGCAAGCCGGACGGCTCCGAGGTCACCCCCGCCGAGTTCCAGGTGTTCTCGGACAAGGAGATCACCGGCGCGTTCCCCGACGGCTTCACCCGGCTGGCGGCCGACGGCCAGTTCAAAGGCGCGAACGGCGAGATCGTGCGTGAGCACTCGTACCTGGTGATCCTGCTGTACCCGCTGAACGACCGGAAAGCCAACCGTGAGATCGAGGACATCCGGGCGGACTACAAGAAGGAGTTCCAGCAGGAGTCCGTCCTGCGCACCGACACGGTCGAAAAGGTCTCCTTTTAGCGCTCAGGGCAGCCACAGCACGTCGAGGACGTCGACGCGTCGCTGCTCGTCGAGCACCAGGTAGGTGATGATCCCCACGCCGTCACCGAACAGCAGCTGGCGAAGCGCTCCGTCGGGCTTCGCGTCGACGTAGGGCCTGCCGTTCCACGGTGCCAGTTCCACCACGGCGATGGCTTCGGCGAGCAGCGGCAACGCGTGCTGGGGCAGCGCGCGGATCTGATCGACGGCCTGGGAATCGACCTCGATGTGAAAAGCCATGTGGCGCTAGAGCCCCAGCTCTGCCTTGAGGCTGCTCCATGACCGGCTGTCCGCGGGCGGTTCGCCGGTGCGGCGGCCGCGTTCGGCCTGCTGGAGCAGGCGCCGATGTCCGGCGGGGTCGGCTTGGGTCATGCGTGCGATCGTCCGCCAGTTTTCGAGCGTGGCCTCGAGTTGCTCGAGGCTCAGCGTCTCCGCGGCCGTCTTGAGTGCCCCTTGGTAAGCGAGATCGAACTCGCCCACCTCTTCCGGGAGCAGCGCGGCGCGGATCGCGCGCGGCGAGTCGAACCGCGGCGAATTCGGCTGCTGCGGTGGCTGCGCGGCTGCTGCGGTCATACCCACACGATAGTCCTCTGTTCGCCGAATAAGCGCCCCCGTGCGTCGGCAACCCACACGGACTAGCGACAATGTGGGTGACAGCTGTTGGCGGCGAGGAGGGACTTCACGTGCGGGATCTGGTCGAGATCGGCATGGGGCGCACCGCACGGCGGGCGTATGACCTCGATGACGTGGAGATCGTGCCCTCGCGGCGCACCAGGTCTTCGGCCGTGGTGTCCACCGCGTGGAAGATCGACGCGTACAACTTCGAGCTGCCGCTGGTCACCCACCCGACGGACGCGATCGTCTCGCCGGGCACCGCGGTCGCCGTCGGCGAGCTGGGCGGGCTCGGCGTGATCAACGCCGAAGGCCTGTGGGCGCGCCACGCGAACGTCGAGGACGCGATGTTCCGACTGGTCAGGGCGGCCGAGGACCTCGACGACCCGACCGCGCTCGTGCGGGTGCTGCAGGAGCTGCACGCCGCGCCGATCCGGCTCGACCTGATCGCCGAGGCCATCAAGACCATCCGCGAGTCGGGCGTGACGGTCGCCGCGCGGGTGAGCCCGCAGCACGCCGCCGAACTCACCCCCGACCTGCTCAAGGCCGGTGTCGAGATCCTCGTCGTGCAGGGCACCATCGTCTCCGCCGAGCACGTGCAGCGCGACGCCGAGCCGCTGAACCTCAAGGAGTTCATCGGCCGCCTCGACGTCCCGGTGATCGCGGGCGGCGTCGGCGACTACCGCACGGCCATGCACCTCATGCGCACCGGCGCGGCGGGCGTCATCGTCGGCCACGGCTACACGCCCGGCGTCACCAGCACCGACCGCGTGCTCGGCATCGGCGTCCCGATGGCGACCGCGATCATCGACGCCGCCGCCGCGCGCCGTGACTACCTCGACGAGACCGGTGGCCGCTACGTCCACGTGCTCGCCGACGGCGGCATGAGCGTCTCCGGTGACATCGCGAAGGCCATCGCCTGCGGCGCCGACGCGGTCATGCTCGGCGCGCCGCTCGCCGCCGCCTCCGACGCGCCCGGCCAGGGTCTCTACTGGACCGCGGCCGCCGCGCACCCGTCGCTCCCGCGCTCGCGCGTGGCCGCCGGGCCCGACTACGCGGTCGACCTCAAGACCCTGCTCTTCGGCCCGTCCTCCGACGCCGAGGGCGTGGTCAACCTGTTCGGCGCCCTGCGCCGCGCGATGGCCAAGACCGGCTACTCCGACCTCAAGGAGTTCCAGCGCGTGGGCCTGACCGTCCGCCGCTGACCCCACCCAGGGTTCGGGCTATCGGCGGGTGCTCAGGGCCGCCTGTTCGATCTTGGCCCGCCGGTCGGCCCAGTAGGCCGCGTCCTGGTTTGGCCGGGTGTACGTGGCGATCGCGCCGTCGAGGTGCTCGCGCAGGATGTCGGCGTGCCCGGCGTGCCGGTTGGTCTCCGTGAGGATGTGGACCATGACGTTGAACAGCAGCACGTCGGGGCGGGGCCACCAGGGCACGTGGCCGGGCGCGTCGATGGCGAGCGCGGTGATCGTCGCGTCGGAGTGCGCGCAGACGCGCTGGTAGCGGCCGGTGATGCCCTCGCGCGTCTCGTCCGAGGTCGCCCACATGTCGGTGCCGCGCTGTTCGAGGTCGTCCCAGCGAGGGAATGGCTCGGGGAACGGCCTGCCGAAGACCTCCCCGAAGTACCGGGCCTCCGACAGGGTCAGGTGCTTGATGAGCCCGAGCAGGTTGGTGCCGGTCGCGGTCAGCGGGCGGCGGATGTCGTACTCGGACAGCCCGTCGAGCTTCCGGAGCATGGCTTCCCGGATCTCTCGGAGGTCATCGTGCAGGTACTCCTTCGCGAAATCATCGATCATGACTACCAGCATGCAGGTGACCCGTGGGTAACTTACCTCTGGTCAGTTAGCGTGGGCGGAGTTACAGTCGAGGTGTGACTGCTGGTAACACCACCACCGAAGAAGATTTCGACGTCATCGTCGTGGGCTCCGGCTTCGGCGGGAGCGTCGCCGCGCTCAGGCTGACTGAGAAGGGCTACCGGGTCGCCGTCATCGAGGCCGGGCGCCGGTTCGCCGACGACGAGTTCGCCAAGACCTCGTGGGACCTCAAGCGCTACCTGTGGGCCCCGCGGCTCGGCTGCTACGGGATCCAGCGCATCCACATGCTCAAGGACGTCATGGTGCTGGCGGGCGCCGGCGTCGGCGGCGGTTCGCTGGTGTACGCGAACACGCTGTATCGGCCGCTCAAGCCGTTCTACAACGACCGCCAGTGGTCGCACATCACCGACTGGGAGTCCGAGCTCGCGCCGCACTACGACCAGGCGAGCCGCATGCTCGGCGTGGTCACCAACCCGACGATCACGCCGTCCGACGAGGTCATGCGTGACGTCGCCAAGGACATGGGCGTCGCGGAGTCGTTCCACCCGACGCCGGTCGGCGTCTACTTCGGAAAGCCGGGTGAGAACGCCAAGGACCCGTTCTTCGGCGGCGCCGGGCCGGAGCGCACCGGCTGCACCGAATGCGGCGCCTGCATGACCGGCTGCCGCGTCGGCGCCAAGAACACGCTGGTCAAGAACTACCTCTACCTGGCAGAACGCGCGGGCGCGCAGGTCATCCCGCTCACCACGGTCACCTCGATCCGGCCCAAGGGCGACGGCTTCGAGGTCGACCTCCGCCGCACCGGCAAGCGCGCCAAGCGCACGCTCACCGCCGGCCAGGTCGTGCTCGCGGCAGGCACCTGGGGCACGCAGAACCTGCTGCACAAGATGAAGGACACCGGCACGCTGCCGCACCTGTCAGGCAGGCTTGGCGAGCTCACCCGCACCAACTCCGAGGCCATCATCGGCGCCGCGCGCACCGGCGTCGACGAGAACCGGAACTTCAGCAAGGGCGTCGCGATCACGTCGTCGATCCATCCCGACGAGCAGACGCACATCGAGCCCGTCCGCTATGGCAAGGGCAGCAACGCGATGAGCCTGCTGCAGACCATCGCCACCGACGGCGCCGCGAAGAAACCGCGCTGGCGGCAGGCGGTCGAGTTCATGGTCAAGCATCCGGTCCAGACGGCGAAGCTGCTCAACGGCTACCGCTGGAGCGAGCGGACCGTGATCCTGCTGGTGATGCAGAGCCTCGACAACTCGATCACCACCTACACCAAGCGCGGCCTCTTCGGCCGCCGCAAGTACACGTCCAAGCAAGGGCACGGCGAGCCGAACCCGAGCTTCATCCCGGCCGGTCACGAGGCGAACGTCCTTACCGCGCAACGTATCGGCGGCATGCCCGGTGGCACGTGGGGCGAGATCTTCGACATCCCGCTGACCGCGCACTTCATCGGCGGCGCCCCGATCGGCACCGACGCGGCGAGTGGCGTGATCGACCCGTACCACCGGGTATTCGGCTACCCCGGACTGTCCGTTGTGGACGGCGCGGCGATCACCGCGAACCTGGGCGTCAACCCGTCGCTGACCATCACGGCGCAGGCGGAACGCGCGTTTTCCTTCTGGCCCAACAAAGGTGAGACGGACGCACGGCCGACGCAAGGTCAGTCGTACGCCCGTCTCTCGCCGATCGCGCCCAAGAACCCGGCGGTGCCGTCAGACGCTCCGGCGGCCCTTCGTTAGCGCTGGCAGGGGTTCCCGCCCGAGTGCGCGGTGGTGCCGTGCACGTCGGCCTGCGACTCCGCCAGCACGATGCTGGCCAGCACCGTCTCCAGTGCCACGGCCTGCTGCTTCACGACACCGTTGGACACCGTGGTGTTGTTCAGCTTCAGCGAGCCGATGACCAGCGGGATCGTCAGCGGCGCCGAGCCGACGGTGATCGACTCGCCGTTGATCTTCAGCGACGCGATGTTCGAGCTGCCCGCGAGTGCTGGCGCGAGCCCGCCGGGTCCCGCCGTGCAGGTGGCGCTGGCCTGCGACTGGATCACGCCGAGCTCGATGGTCAGCCCGAGCGTGCTGATCACCGTCTTGTCGATCTTGGCCTTCGCCACCGCGCGGTCACCGGCGGCCGGGGCCGTCGACTGGTCGTCCGGGGTGAGGTCGGTCGACGCGGTGAGCGCCTTGGTCTGGACCTTGATCACGCCGGCGTTCAGCGTCGCGTCGAGCACGGTCGCGCTGTCGTCTGCGCAGGGCAGGTTGGCCGGGTTCGCCTGGGCCGCCTTGATGCCGATGACGTTCGCCGCGGTCGCGGTGCACGAGAAGGTGCCGTTGCGATCGTCGTCGATGATCGTGCCGACACCGGTCGCGTCGACCAGCCCGGCGCCGCTCGGCGCGGACAGGTTCACCGTGAACGTCTCGTTCGGCTCGTCGACGGCGTCCGGATTGACCAGCACGGTCACCGGCTTGCTCGTCTGGCCCGGCGCGAACGTGACGGTTCCGCTGGCCGCCGTGTAGTCGGCGGGCGCGGTGGCCGTGCCGTTCGCGGTCGCGTAGTTCACCGTGACCGGGTTCGGGCTGACGCCGCCGAGCAGTGAGACGGTGAACGTGGCCGGGACGAGCGCGCCGCCGGTCCCTTCGTTGACGGTCACGTCGTTGATGCTCAGACCGAGCACCCGCACGGTGGTGTTCTCGACAAAGCCGCGTGACATGCCGTCGACCAGGTAGTCGACCGTGCAGTGATAGGTGCCGGGCGCGGCGTTGGCGGCCGCGGTGATGTTCTCGGTGAAGGTCGCGACGCCGCCACTGGCCACCTTGACACTGGCCGGGCTGTTCGCCACGGAAAGCTGCGGGTCGCAGGCGGTGACCGTCGGCGTCACCGTGACCTCGATGGACTTGATGCCGTCGACGATGACCTGCGCGACCTCGTCGGCGGGCACGTTGTTGAACAGCACGCCGCCGGTCGCCTGGGTGATCGCGGTGGCCTGCCCGGTCTCGTCGAGCGCACCGACGTTCACGGCGACCACCCGGATCTTCGCGGCCTTGAGCGCGTCGATGGTCTGAGCGAGGTTGTGCCCTCCGCTCGGGTCATGCGACGGCGCGTCGCCGAACCACGCGACGATGCGCGTGCCGTCCGGGCGGAACGAGACCGCGCCCGTGGCCAGGTTGAACAGGGCGTTCAGGTTCGCTTCGGGGGTGTCGTCACCGCCGTCCGCCGCCCACTGGCCGATACCGGCCTGCACGGCGCCGGTGTCGGCGGTGATGCCCTGGTTGACCTTGAACGGCACCGAGTCGGAGAAGTCCTTGTACTCGGCGACACCGAACTGCGCGGTCGGCTGCGCCTCGAGCACAGTGCTGGTGATGCGGTTCGCGTTGGCGCGCACGTCGGCGATGGCGTCGCCCATGCTGCCGGTGGTGTCCGCGAGCAGCACGAGATCCGGGTTGGGCGGGACGGGGGAGGTGGTCACCCGCTTGGTGATGGTGGTGCTCTGGCCCGGCGAAAGCGTGAGATCCACAGTGGACGGATCGACGCCAGGTGGTGCGGCGGCCGCGACGCCTGCCGGCGCGAGGAGCGTCGCGACCGCGGTTAGCGCGATGAAGGCGGAGGATCTTCGGAACATGGGACCCCTCTCAGAGAAAACTGATCAACTCGAAAGAGCCGGGGGTCACGAACTGAGTACACAAGACACTCGAATGGCTGCGGGTAATTCCATCGTCCGACTTTCGTAAGGCTTCGCGGGTGTACCGGTGATCGGTGAAGTGGTGTGCTGGTGTGATGACTTACGACTTCACCGGCCTGCGCGCGGTCTTCGTCAACGCCACGCTCAAACGATCACCGGACCCCAGCAACACCGACGGATTGATCGAGGTCAGCAAGGCCATCATGGAGAAACACGGGGTCGGCGTCACCGTGCTGCGGGCGGCCGACCACGACATCGCGACCGGTGTCTGGCCGGACATGACCGAACACGGCGCGGCGACGGACGAATGGCCTTCGCTGTATTCCCGGATCATGGACGCGCAGATACTCGTGTTGTGCGGGCCTATTTGGCTCGGCGACAACAGTTCGGTGATGAAACGCGTCATCGAGCGGCTTTACGCGTGTTCGTCGTTGCTGAACGACGACGGCCAGTACGCGTTCTACGGCCGGGTCGGCGGCTGCCTCATCACGGGCAACGAGGACGGCGTCAAGCACTGCGCGATGAACGTGCTCTACAGCCTGCAGCACCTCGGCTACACGATCCCGCCGCAGGCCGACGCGGGCTGGATCGGCGAGGCGGGCCCCGGGCCGTCCTATTTGGACCCCGGCTCCGGCGGGCCGGAGAACGACTTCACGAACCGCAACACCACGTTCATGACGTGGAACCTGCTGCACATGGCCGCGATGCTCAAGGCGGCAGGCGGCATCCCGGCGCACGGCAATCAGCGCGCCGCCTGGGACGCGGGCTGCCGCTTCGACTTCGAGAACCCCGAGTACCGATGACCGGTCGGGTGACGCCACGCAACCTTTCCGGCAGCCGGTACGTCTTGGGCGTATGAGCTTGGACAGAAGGTCGTTCCTGCGGGTCGTGGGGGTGTCGGCGGCGGGGGCCGTCGCAGCGGCCTGCAGCACGCCGGAGTCCGGGCCCGCGGCGCCGACGTCAGGGGTGACGACGGCGCCGAGCAGCAGCAAGGTCGTTCCGGCCGGGCCGCCCGACTGGGCGGCGTTGAAGGGGCGGTTGTCCGGAGGGTTGGTGTTACCTGGCGAATCGGGGTTCGACCAGGTGAAACGGGGATTCAACACGCTGTACGACGGGCGAAAGCCCGCCGCCGTCGCCCAGTGCTCCACACCGGACGACGTGCGGGCCTGTGTCGAGGCGGCGGCCGGTCGGGTGCCGGTCGCCGCACGCGGCGGCGGGCACAGCTACGCGGGGTATTCGACGCCGGACGGGGGTCTGGTCGTCGATCTGGCGAAGATGTCGCAAGTGGACGTTCAGGGTGACCGGGTGGTCATCGGGGCGGGGGCGAAGCTCAAGGACGTCTACGCGACGTTGGGGAAAGCGGGCCGGTGCCTGCCTGCCGGGTCGTGTCCGAGTGTGGGGATCTCGGGGCTGACGCTCGGCGGCGGCATCGGCGTGCTGACCAGGAAATATGGGCTGACCTGCGACCATCTCGTGTCGGCGCAGGTCGTCACGGCCGACGGGCAGCTGCGGACGGCGAGCGCCGAATCGGAGCCGGACCTGTTCTGGGCGCTGCGGGGCGGCGGT encodes:
- a CDS encoding anti-sigma-D factor RsdA, whose protein sequence is MTDRENRHDWQGSEFDLPPFPLGMTASEAEFAADLSAVQADDALLDALGGSDPKVADGLGDQELNALLLAWRRDIDSEPLADLVDTETAITTVKTAALAKKYGQRGARRRTLVPVAAAAAVLAILFTGTGLAAKDARPGDTLWGLTKVLYADHARSVEAAAAARLDLERANLALAGGRLDDARKALDDAQAALRQVSPDDNLDQLMEQHRQLSAQLANPTGANPPPATTTSGSGSPSSVPSIPQSPTTSAIPPGTGGGTTKPTPTPTSSPSPTPSPTTSPTPSATGNVPDTGPRYEVPDSSDTTTSASSTTP
- a CDS encoding DUF5319 domain-containing protein, encoding MQVVPHDALPPDPFEDDPNDPAKAFTDAEDQLEEPISPDERTELLADLSDLAVYQALLEPRGVRGIVVDCGDCDEPHYHDWHLLRASLEQLLHDGRMRPHEPAFDPNPGDYVSWDYCRGFADGVTANESAY
- the guaB gene encoding IMP dehydrogenase, whose protein sequence is MTSESIAAAPSKFAMLGLTFDDVLLLPAESDVVPSGVDTSTRLSRNVTLRIPLVSAAMDTVTEARMAIAMARQGGMGVLQRNLPIDVQATAVEIVKRSEAGMVTDPVTCSPEDTLAEVDALCARFRISGVPVTDAAGTLVGIITNRDMRFEVDHSRPVSEVMTKLPLITAQVGVTADAALGLLRRHKIEKLPIVDGAGKLRGLITVKDFVKTEQYPHATKDPDGRLVVGAAVGVGTDGHQRAMALADAGVDVLMVDTAHGHSRAVIETVSLLKKELGDTVDVVGGNVATRAGAQALVDAGADGVKVGVGPGSICTTRIVAGVGVPQISAIYEADLACRPAGIPVIGDGGIQYSGDIAKAIAAGASTVMLGSLLAGTAESPGALILVNGKQFKTYRGMGSLGAMQSRGEAKSYSKDRYAQDDVLSEDKLVPEGIEGRIPFRGPLANVVHQLIGGLRSGMGYAGANSIAELQEAQLVRITAAGLKESHPHDITMTVEAPNYTSR
- a CDS encoding DUF3574 domain-containing protein, which translates into the protein MAFPRRTLVTVVAAATLALGGSAAATAGAGDPVTADANAATSSPGEVWKKTTLYFGTGKPDGSEVTPAEFQVFSDKEITGAFPDGFTRLAADGQFKGANGEIVREHSYLVILLYPLNDRKANREIEDIRADYKKEFQQESVLRTDTVEKVSF
- a CDS encoding DUF6247 family protein, encoding MTAAAAQPPQQPNSPRFDSPRAIRAALLPEEVGEFDLAYQGALKTAAETLSLEQLEATLENWRTIARMTQADPAGHRRLLQQAERGRRTGEPPADSRSWSSLKAELGL
- a CDS encoding GuaB3 family IMP dehydrogenase-related protein, which gives rise to MRDLVEIGMGRTARRAYDLDDVEIVPSRRTRSSAVVSTAWKIDAYNFELPLVTHPTDAIVSPGTAVAVGELGGLGVINAEGLWARHANVEDAMFRLVRAAEDLDDPTALVRVLQELHAAPIRLDLIAEAIKTIRESGVTVAARVSPQHAAELTPDLLKAGVEILVVQGTIVSAEHVQRDAEPLNLKEFIGRLDVPVIAGGVGDYRTAMHLMRTGAAGVIVGHGYTPGVTSTDRVLGIGVPMATAIIDAAAARRDYLDETGGRYVHVLADGGMSVSGDIAKAIACGADAVMLGAPLAAASDAPGQGLYWTAAAAHPSLPRSRVAAGPDYAVDLKTLLFGPSSDAEGVVNLFGALRRAMAKTGYSDLKEFQRVGLTVRR
- a CDS encoding DinB family protein, whose translation is MIDDFAKEYLHDDLREIREAMLRKLDGLSEYDIRRPLTATGTNLLGLIKHLTLSEARYFGEVFGRPFPEPFPRWDDLEQRGTDMWATSDETREGITGRYQRVCAHSDATITALAIDAPGHVPWWPRPDVLLFNVMVHILTETNRHAGHADILREHLDGAIATYTRPNQDAAYWADRRAKIEQAALSTRR
- a CDS encoding FAD-dependent oxidoreductase; this encodes MTAGNTTTEEDFDVIVVGSGFGGSVAALRLTEKGYRVAVIEAGRRFADDEFAKTSWDLKRYLWAPRLGCYGIQRIHMLKDVMVLAGAGVGGGSLVYANTLYRPLKPFYNDRQWSHITDWESELAPHYDQASRMLGVVTNPTITPSDEVMRDVAKDMGVAESFHPTPVGVYFGKPGENAKDPFFGGAGPERTGCTECGACMTGCRVGAKNTLVKNYLYLAERAGAQVIPLTTVTSIRPKGDGFEVDLRRTGKRAKRTLTAGQVVLAAGTWGTQNLLHKMKDTGTLPHLSGRLGELTRTNSEAIIGAARTGVDENRNFSKGVAITSSIHPDEQTHIEPVRYGKGSNAMSLLQTIATDGAAKKPRWRQAVEFMVKHPVQTAKLLNGYRWSERTVILLVMQSLDNSITTYTKRGLFGRRKYTSKQGHGEPNPSFIPAGHEANVLTAQRIGGMPGGTWGEIFDIPLTAHFIGGAPIGTDAASGVIDPYHRVFGYPGLSVVDGAAITANLGVNPSLTITAQAERAFSFWPNKGETDARPTQGQSYARLSPIAPKNPAVPSDAPAALR
- a CDS encoding Calx-beta domain-containing protein, yielding MFRRSSAFIALTAVATLLAPAGVAAAAPPGVDPSTVDLTLSPGQSTTITKRVTTSPVPPNPDLVLLADTTGSMGDAIADVRANANRITSTVLEAQPTAQFGVAEYKDFSDSVPFKVNQGITADTGAVQAGIGQWAADGGDDTPEANLNALFNLATGAVSFRPDGTRIVAWFGDAPSHDPSGGHNLAQTIDALKAAKIRVVAVNVGALDETGQATAITQATGGVLFNNVPADEVAQVIVDGIKSIEVTVTPTVTACDPQLSVANSPASVKVASGGVATFTENITAAANAAPGTYHCTVDYLVDGMSRGFVENTTVRVLGLSINDVTVNEGTGGALVPATFTVSLLGGVSPNPVTVNYATANGTATAPADYTAASGTVTFAPGQTSKPVTVLVNPDAVDEPNETFTVNLSAPSGAGLVDATGVGTIIDDDRNGTFSCTATAANVIGIKAAQANPANLPCADDSATVLDATLNAGVIKVQTKALTASTDLTPDDQSTAPAAGDRAVAKAKIDKTVISTLGLTIELGVIQSQASATCTAGPGGLAPALAGSSNIASLKINGESITVGSAPLTIPLVIGSLKLNNTTVSNGVVKQQAVALETVLASIVLAESQADVHGTTAHSGGNPCQR
- a CDS encoding flavodoxin family protein, which encodes MTYDFTGLRAVFVNATLKRSPDPSNTDGLIEVSKAIMEKHGVGVTVLRAADHDIATGVWPDMTEHGAATDEWPSLYSRIMDAQILVLCGPIWLGDNSSVMKRVIERLYACSSLLNDDGQYAFYGRVGGCLITGNEDGVKHCAMNVLYSLQHLGYTIPPQADAGWIGEAGPGPSYLDPGSGGPENDFTNRNTTFMTWNLLHMAAMLKAAGGIPAHGNQRAAWDAGCRFDFENPEYR